Within the Bacteroidales bacterium genome, the region ATCTACCTTCTTTTACCAACGGAATCTTTGCTTTGGACATTTGCTTCAGGTAAAAATGGAGCTGGCTTGCTGCTCTTTTGTTCAGTGAATCGGCTTCGTTGCTGTAGATGATTTTATAACCCTTTAGTACCTTACCGGTCAAATTCTTGCATTTTTTGGCAAAACTTGCCCGGTAAGGTACCGTTTATTGTTAATTCGTGAATTTTTGCATCCGGATAGCGCAAGAATGGTTATAATCAAAAAGAAACCTGCTTTTTTCGTCGGTTTTTAAGCTTTTACTCCGGTACGGCTTTGCTCCACCATTCCCTGATCTGTTCTTTCAGATGGTTTACTTTTTCCGGTTTTGATCCCGCCAGGTTATTGGTTTCATCCGGGTCTTCGATTACATGATATAATTCAGGCTGAGTCCCTGTGCCGTTCCTTCCGGAAGGCATGATCAGCTTCCATTCGCCTTCCAATACATACGAGTATTTAAGGCTGGATATGGGGTTGTCTATATCGACGGCATCATGTGTATAAGCAGCCCCAAATACGGTATTCCGATTTTTCAGAGCTTTTTTATTAAGCAGACTGATCCCCTGCATCTCATCTGTTTTACTGAGTCCGCAGGCTTGCAGGATTGTTGGTGCCAGATCGATGCTGCTTACCGGGGTGGTTTTATCCATTTCCGGCTTGGTATGGCCCGGCCATTTTACCATAATGGGAGTCCTTATACCACCTTCGTAAGGAGTTCGTTTGGATCTCTCGTCATAACCACTTTTCTCCGGATCCTGAATCCATCCATTGTCGCATACATAGATTATCATTGTGTTGTCGGCAATTCCCTTTTTTTCGAGGTGATCCAAAAGCGTTCCGCAGGTTTCGTCGAACCATTCGCAGTTGGCCCAGTATTTGGCAATAGGCAGTGAATCTGTTTCCTTGCGGTATTTGTTTAACAGGCGGTCCGGCGGATTATGCGGCCGATGGGGCAGGAAAGGGGCGTACCAGATAAAGAAAGGATGTTTTTCCCTGTTGTCAATAAAATCATAAATGGGTTCCATGGTTTCCCTTCCGATGTCCAGGCCTTCATCGCCATGCCTGCCACCCCGGTCCATGTCTCCATGGGTCATTCCATGGGTAAATCCTCCACGGCGGTAGTTGCCCAGCCACCATTTGCCTGTTTGCAGACTCAAATAATCGAGTTTTTTCAATTTTTCCGGTATGGTGGGATGCGGGTCCACATTGGAGATCATCTGTTCCCTCAATTTCCGGCGCTTTTTTGGCCATCCTTTGGGATTCCATCCTGTATCTTCCCCGACAACAGGGGGATCGTTGCTGGTATATCCATGCTGATGGGCATACAGTCCGGTAACCATCGATGACAGGGAAGGACCACACAGGGGTTCGGAAACATAGCCTCGTATATATACCTGACTTTCCGAGGCCAATTTATCCAGGTTAGGCGTTTCTATTGCTTTATGGCCCATAAAGCCGTAATCTCCCCATGCCTGGTCATCAGAAATGATCAAAACGATGTTCGGCAGGGTTTGTTGGTTTTTTGCACACTTGTTCAGGAGGAGCATCCCTCCTGTACCGGCCAGTATTTTGTAGATGAAATCCCTGCGGCCGAGGTATCTGCCCGGTGAATTGTTGTTTTTATTGGAGTAATCCGAATGCATTGGGAATTGTTTTATTAATTAAATGAGATACAAAAAACAAAAATTATCGGAGAAATCCAAACATCGTTTTCTTTTTGTTAGCCTTTTTAACCCGGATTATTCAAGAATAATCATCCCATCCTCCATCTTTGCGCTTCTACACATTCTTGCTCATGTTATAGGTACTTAGGGCTGCAACAGTTATTTCTTTTCAGTCAACGCCTTTGGATCCCATTATCCATTTCAGTTACAGGGTTCCTTCATCTATTCTTTTTTCCAAAAGCGTTCTGCCGTAAATTGCCAATTCTGGGATTTCTGCTTTCAGCTCTTCCAACAGACTTAACAGGCTTGTAGGTGTGAATGCATCGTCTATTCTAAAGCCATCTTCCAGATCAGTAATACATTGGTTGACAAAACCCTCAAATTCTTCGGTATAATCTACACCAAAAAACAAACCATGATCGTTGCTATACTCAAATTCAGCCACCAATTGGCCTCCACAGGTTACTTCTATGTATTCACCGGTCGAAAACCTTTCGAATTTATTATTTTGGCTTTCAGTGTTTTTTGATTGTTTTGATTCCATAACCCAAATTTTTGGTTCAAAGGTAATGATGAAGCGCCTGACTCATGAAATCGCTCGTCAAACCGGAGTATGTATTCATCAAAGAATGACAAAGTCTGGCATAAATCATGGAGCTCAAAGTTCAAAAGGGGCCCACACCAGTAGCCTTAATATGCAGCCTTTTTTCCGGTACGCGAAACCGTTCAGGAACCGGTTTAATATATTGCCAAAAAAAAGCAAGAATTTGACCGGTAAGGTAACCAATTCATGCCTGTATTTGATCTGCCTTGCTTGGAATCGTGTCGATTTTAGGGGTTAATATCCGTAGGTTAGCCCAAAAGAAAGAATATGAAGATAGAAAGAGGTATCTCCCAAACTCTTTTCAAACATATATGAAATACCCAGTTCAAGGTTGTTGATCAGTGCAAAATCAGTACCTATTGTGAAGCGATTTTTATCAACTACCGGAAATGGTTTTTGATAGAGTGGCACATAGTATTTAAAGGCAAAATATGGATTCGGCTTCCAGTTAGTTATATGATACGTGGCGGTTATTTCATTTTGGAAATATGTTTTAGGATTTTGATAGGAAAGCGCTCTTGAAGTAGCATAATCAGAAAGGAATTTTAGGTTATAGTTAAAAGCTGTGTTGATTAAATCAATCTCTATCTTCCGGTTCAACTAAAATACAATCCCCTTTTGTCTTTGTATCTTCGCCATATTCATTTGATACTGTCAGTTCCACCGTATAAATCCCTTCTCTGGAATAAGTATGGGATGGGTTTTCTTCCCTGCTGGTATATCCATCGCCAAAATCCCAGCTCCAACTGTCGGGGTTACCATCTGAATTATCGGTAAATTGAACAGCAGTTCCGGGTGGTATTTTTGTTTTATCTACGCTGAAATTTGCTCTGGGAGCACTCCCTACATCAATATAATTCGTTTTCGTTTCTGTATCTTCACCATATTCATTGGATACAGTCAGTTCTACGGTATAACTCGCTTCTGAAAAATAGGTATGAAAGGGATTTTCCTCATTACTGGTGTTTCCATCGCCAAAATCCCAGTTCCAACTGCAGGGATTACCCTCCGAGTCATCAAGGAAATGCACATTAGTNNNNNNNNNNNNNNNNNNNNNNNNNNNNNNNNNNNNNNNNNNNNNNNNNNNNNNNNNNNNNNNNNNNNNNNNNNNNNNNNNNNNNNNNNNNNNNNNNNNNNNNNNNNNNNNNNNNNNNNNNNNNNNNNNNNNNNNNNNNNNNNNNNNNNNNNNNNNNNNNNNNNNNNNNNNNNNNNNNNNNNNNNNNNNNNNNNNNNNNNNNNNNNNNNNNNNNNNNNNNNNNNNNNNNNNNNNNNNNNNNNNNNNNNNNNNNNNNNNNNNNNNNNNNNNNNNNNNNNNNNNNNNNNNNNNNNNNNNNNNNNNNNNNNNNNNNNNNNNNNNNNNNNNNNNNNNNNNNNNNNNNNNNNNNNNNNNNNNNNNNNNNNNNNNNNNNNNNNNNNNNNNNNNNNNNNNNNNNNNNNNNNNNNNNNNNNNNNNNNNNNNNNNNNNNNNNNNNNNNNNNNNNNNNNNNNNNNNNNNNNNNNNNNNNNNNNNNNNNNNNNNNNNNNNNNNNNNNNNNNNNNNNNNNNNNNNNNNNNNNNNNNNNNNNNNNNNNNNNNNNNNNNNNNNNNNNNNNNNNNNNNNNNNNNNNNNNNNNNNNNNNNNNNNNNNNNNNNNNNNNNNNNNNNNNNNNNNNNNNNNNNNNNNNNNNNNNNNNNNNNNNNNNNNNNNNNNNNNNNNNNNNNNNNNNNNNNNNNNNNNNNNNNNNNNNNNNNNNNNNNNNNNNNNNNNNNNNNNNNNNNNNNNNNNNNNNNNNNNNNNNNNNNNNNNNNNNNNNNNNNNNNNNNNNNNNNNNNNNNNNNNNNNNNNNNNNNNNNNNACCGAAGCACCTCCGTCATCCGTAACATAAGCCTTACTCTTTGCACTGTCAGCAGTAATTTCAGTTATTGAAAGGCTATTTACCACAGGAGATTCTACTTTACAACCGGTAAATATGAACAAGCTTGCTGCAAGAAATGATAGTGGAAGTATAATTAACTTTTTCATTGGGGTAAAAGTTTCTGTGACAAATTTTAAAAAGGGGTTTAAAAATTGCTGAAGTATCACTATCTTTAGTTTCTAAACAATACCCCTTTCAGACAATGATAGAAAAAATTTTGAAACATCCCAATAAAAAACTTAATTTTTTACCGCTTGCAGAAAAGATTACTATATGTCCATACATATTTTGGAAGCCCTATCGTACATATCAATCAATCGGATCAATTCCATTTGAAGGTATCAACCTGTCAAAATCAACCGATAATTCTTCCTGATTAACAAAATCATAGCCGGTTAACTGGCGGATCTCATAAATATACTCCCAATATTCTTCCAATTCCCGGATATAACTTTTTCGGGCGGAGATTTTATCTTGTTCTGCAGAATTAAGTTTGACAATATCCGCTTCTCCCTTGAGAAATCTTTCCTGAACAATATCATATGATTTTCTTGCCAGGGTATCTGCCAAAGCTGCTCTTTCTATAATATTTTTCTGCAGATTAAATTCTTCAATCGTTCTTCTTACATTTTGATCAAACCGTATTTCCGATTGTCTCACACTTGCATTTGTTACTTGTTGGTTTCTTCTGGCGAGGTTATATCGTTTTTGTGTTAATCCCCAGTCAACAATGGGGATATATAAACTAACCCTTACTCTTTGCTGATCCAATAAATCCTGATACGTTTGCTCAATGTTCTCATTTGTCTGATTCAATCCGAAGCTTACATCAAGATTGGCATGGTAACGCGACTTTTTGGCTCTGACAACATTCCGTTCAGCCCGAATGCGTCGCTCTTCATGCCAAATCGTTCGGGGGTTGTTCTTTTGGGCTTTTTCTAAAGCTATTGACGGGTCAATATTTAACTGAGGGATTTCTTCAGGAACGGTTAATTCTATAGATACATCTTCCTTTAACCGGAGGAAGGTGATGAGGTCATTTTCAGCCCGTTTAGCCCTGTTGCTGGTTTGTTTTAAGCTATTCTCAGCATTTAACTTGCGCAATCTGAGCGAATACAAATCTTCCTGGGAAATCGAATCTTTTTTATAGCGTTCCTGCCCATCTTTATAAAGCGTATCTGCATTTGCATATTTGGTCTCCTCTATACCCAGGGATATTTGAGCAAGCAACAAATCAAAGAAAGCATCTACCGCATCTTCTGAAATTTCTTCCCGTTCCTGAATATAATCCCTTTGTGCCCTTTTAAATTCCAAAGGTTCCAGCTTCTTCTGCCATCTCAGGTGGTTATAATCGAACAAACCCTGTTCAATCCCTATTCTTATAGGTGTTGAAGAATATTGAACCCCACCATTGTTAAAATTCTGAAGCCTTCCAATATCGGAATCTATATAAACTTTTCCTCCTGTAAACGGAATGTTTTGATTCAGTGAAAGATTGAAATATGAATTTACATTTTGCTGTTCAATATATTGGTATGAAGAATCCTGCCAGTTGAATTCTTCCCTCACAGCCCTTGTATAAGAAAATGGTCTGGCAGATAGGTTTAATTTGGGAAGAAATTCTGCTTTATAGGAGCGATAATTCCAATAATCAGCAAGATATCTGTTTTTTTCGATAAAGGCTTTGAGTGAGCTGTCCTTTGCAATGTCAATAACGTTCTGTAAGTTTAAGTTAATTTTCCGGGTCTCCTGACTATATCCATCTGTTGCAATTTGTAAAAGCTGAAAACTAAAAATAACGATCAATAATTTTTTTAAGGTCATTGTTGGAATCTACTTTAATTTATTACTCTGATTCATTCGTGTAACAGTTTATTAAAAAATTAAATTTCAAATTGATTTATATACCAAGTTTACAAACTTTGCTTGTATTACCATGGAACCCGCATGTTACTCATGTTCTTGTTATGAAGGTCCTGGATGCAGGTTTCATTATAAAACAGCGCCATTTATCGATGCAACCAAAAAAAGGGATTATGTTTGAAAACAAAAGTTATGCCATTTTAGTAATTTATCGGCTGCAAAATTACAAAAATCCCGTGATATTAACAATTGAGAACATGTTATATTTTTTTGTGGGATCATGAATATAAATAGAGTCTGTCTATAATGTCCGCTGGCTGCGTTACGATCGTTTTTCATGCCAGTCATCCGGCAATGGCCCGGCTCCTGACATTCAACATACGCAAGTTTTGCCAGCGAACATTCTAGACGAGATTCTTTCAAGTCAATTTGACTTTATAGTCAAACATTAAATAGGGGGGGGGTAGTGTTTGTAATATTGCTTTTTTGTAATATATTCCTAGCATTTTAGGGGTATATTACAAAAAAATAACAAAATATTTTTGAAATACCCCCTTTCATTTATACCTTTGCCTGGATGATTATAAAAAATTTTATTCACCCTTAAATTTTTTAAATTATGAAGCCATACCTCATCGGAAGTACTCAGCCAGTTGGGTATTCAGGTTCTTGCTGTGGTAATTGTAAGTGCCTAAGCCGGTATATTAATCATCATTCCGGCACCCCTATTGAAATGCCTGATAAAATGTAGAATTCTATGAAAGGGGATGTTATGAGTTTTGAATCAACAGTATATGAAATTCTGATATATGCTCCCGGAGATGTTCAGGAAGAAAAGGAGATAATTGAGGAAATTATTGAGGAAT harbors:
- a CDS encoding PKD domain-containing protein, translated to TNVHFLDDSEGNPCSWNWDFGDGNTSNEENPFHTYFSEASYTVELTVSNEYGEDTETKTNYIDVGSAPRANFSVDKTKIPPGTAVQFTDNSDGNPDSWSWDFGDGYTSREENPSHTYSREGIYTVELTVSNEYGEDTKTKGDCILVEPEDRD
- a CDS encoding TolC family protein — encoded protein: MTLKKLLIVIFSFQLLQIATDGYSQETRKINLNLQNVIDIAKDSSLKAFIEKNRYLADYWNYRSYKAEFLPKLNLSARPFSYTRAVREEFNWQDSSYQYIEQQNVNSYFNLSLNQNIPFTGGKVYIDSDIGRLQNFNNGGVQYSSTPIRIGIEQGLFDYNHLRWQKKLEPLEFKRAQRDYIQEREEISEDAVDAFFDLLLAQISLGIEETKYANADTLYKDGQERYKKDSISQEDLYSLRLRKLNAENSLKQTSNRAKRAENDLITFLRLKEDVSIELTVPEEIPQLNIDPSIALEKAQKNNPRTIWHEERRIRAERNVVRAKKSRYHANLDVSFGLNQTNENIEQTYQDLLDQQRVRVSLYIPIVDWGLTQKRYNLARRNQQVTNASVRQSEIRFDQNVRRTIEEFNLQKNIIERAALADTLARKSYDIVQERFLKGEADIVKLNSAEQDKISARKSYIRELEEYWEYIYEIRQLTGYDFVNQEELSVDFDRLIPSNGIDPID
- a CDS encoding sulfatase, yielding MHSDYSNKNNNSPGRYLGRRDFIYKILAGTGGMLLLNKCAKNQQTLPNIVLIISDDQAWGDYGFMGHKAIETPNLDKLASESQVYIRGYVSEPLCGPSLSSMVTGLYAHQHGYTSNDPPVVGEDTGWNPKGWPKKRRKLREQMISNVDPHPTIPEKLKKLDYLSLQTGKWWLGNYRRGGFTHGMTHGDMDRGGRHGDEGLDIGRETMEPIYDFIDNREKHPFFIWYAPFLPHRPHNPPDRLLNKYRKETDSLPIAKYWANCEWFDETCGTLLDHLEKKGIADNTMIIYVCDNGWIQDPEKSGYDERSKRTPYEGGIRTPIMVKWPGHTKPEMDKTTPVSSIDLAPTILQACGLSKTDEMQGISLLNKKALKNRNTVFGAAYTHDAVDIDNPISSLKYSYVLEGEWKLIMPSGRNGTGTQPELYHVIEDPDETNNLAGSKPEKVNHLKEQIREWWSKAVPE